From Fibrobacter sp. UWEL, the proteins below share one genomic window:
- a CDS encoding YhcG family protein, giving the protein MNSKKSVSIATTNSLYKKISDLITASRKLVATSINTAEVCTKYQIGQFIVEEEQKGKLRAEYGKQVLTNLSNRLMENHGSGWTVDTLKRCRFFFKIYNEKQIGATVLPKSGGLPKFSLSWSHYLVLMRIKNADERRFYEIETAASNWSVRELQRQYGSSLYERLALSRNKNDVLRLSTEGQTIQSPEDIIKNPVTLEFIGIKPEANLSETKLESAIISKMQDFLLEMGKGFLFEARQKRFTFDEDNFYVDLVLYNRLLQCYVLVDLKVDKLTHQDLGQMQMYVNYYDRFVKQDFEKPTIGILLCKEKKNTLVELTLPSDSNIYASAYNLYLPDKKLLQSKVKEWIKEFEDNQDTSSI; this is encoded by the coding sequence ATGAACTCAAAGAAAAGCGTATCCATCGCAACAACAAATTCTCTATACAAGAAAATTTCAGACCTTATCACGGCTTCGCGAAAGCTAGTAGCAACATCTATAAACACAGCAGAAGTCTGTACCAAATATCAAATTGGTCAATTCATTGTAGAAGAAGAACAAAAAGGAAAGCTCCGCGCAGAATACGGGAAACAAGTTCTGACGAACCTTTCCAACAGATTGATGGAAAACCATGGCAGCGGCTGGACTGTGGATACCCTAAAACGCTGCAGATTCTTTTTCAAAATCTACAATGAAAAACAAATTGGGGCAACAGTGTTGCCCAAATCCGGGGGTCTACCAAAATTTTCACTTTCCTGGTCGCATTACCTAGTTCTCATGCGCATCAAGAACGCAGACGAACGTCGTTTCTATGAGATTGAGACTGCAGCAAGTAACTGGTCTGTGCGAGAGTTGCAACGTCAATACGGTTCCAGTCTTTACGAACGACTAGCCTTGAGCAGGAACAAGAATGATGTACTACGACTCTCAACTGAAGGGCAAACCATACAGAGTCCCGAAGACATTATCAAGAATCCCGTAACCTTAGAATTTATTGGAATAAAGCCCGAAGCGAACCTCAGCGAAACGAAACTGGAATCTGCAATTATCAGCAAAATGCAGGATTTTCTTTTGGAAATGGGCAAAGGGTTCCTTTTCGAAGCTCGTCAGAAAAGGTTTACCTTCGACGAAGACAATTTTTACGTTGATTTGGTTCTGTACAACCGTCTGCTTCAATGCTACGTTCTGGTCGACCTTAAAGTTGACAAATTGACCCACCAAGACCTTGGCCAAATGCAAATGTACGTCAACTACTACGACCGTTTCGTAAAACAGGACTTTGAAAAGCCGACCATCGGGATTTTACTTTGCAAAGAGAAGAAAAACACGCTTGTTGAACTGACATTACCCAGCGATTCAAACATTTACGCCTCAGCATACAATTTGTATTTGCCGGATAAAAAGCTGTTGCAATCAAAAGTCAAGGAATGGATCAAAGAATTCGAAGACAACCAGGACACGAGCAGCATTTAA